Proteins encoded together in one Sceloporus undulatus isolate JIND9_A2432 ecotype Alabama chromosome 4, SceUnd_v1.1, whole genome shotgun sequence window:
- the PPP1R3D gene encoding protein phosphatase 1 regulatory subunit 3D, translating into MSQQKLSSGMAVSAQTTCLPEAAMLRPPRRNPSYLSDLYHNMVQEEEARREGWKRRPPVHSSTSLLNISASEKIQERHPQSTVVASCDPHLRPIMRRRARSLPSSPERRRSTMAPCHIPGCNTSRNRVRFADALGLELAEVKVFQAGEDPSIPLHVLSRLSINSDLCCSRLDLEFTMQCLVPDFQQPADCEDFLSRLQQQQVCLERVTSSDLGLNGTVRVINVAFEKQVAVRYTFNHWRGQHEVAARWHSSVPGKDGQEQVDVFTFFLPLPPFLLQLSSVVEFAVFYRVSGQEYWDNNQGKNYSLTCRGHPLKMPRECEESWIHFI; encoded by the coding sequence ATGTCTCAACAGAAGTTGTCCTCAGGAATGGCAGTGTCTGCTCAAACTACTTGTCTACCTGAGGCGGCAATGTTGCGTCCCCCCCGGAGGAACCCCAGCTACCTCTCTGACCTCTATCACAATATGGTGCAGGAAGAAGAAGCTCGGCGCGAGGGCTGGAAGAGGCGCCCACCAGTGCACAGCAGCACCAGCCTCCTGAATATTTCAGCCAGCGAAAAGATACAGGAGCGACATCCTCAGAGCACTGTGGTGGCAAGCTGTGACCCCCACCTTAGGCCCATCATGCGCCGCCGAGCCAGGTCTTTGCCCAGCTctccagagaggaggaggagcacaatGGCACCGTGCCATATTCCTGGGTGCAATACCAGCAGAAACCGAGTGAGGTTTGCAGATGCATTAGGCTTGGAACTGGCTGAAGTGAAAGTCTTCCAAGCTGGGGAAGATCCGTCCATCCCTCTGCACGTTCTCTCTCGGCTCTCCATCAATTCAGATCTTTGTTGCAGCAGGCTGGACCTGGAATTTACTATGCAGTGCCTAGTGCCTGATTTCCAGCAACCTGCCGACTGCGAGGACTTCCTCAGTCGTCTTCAGCAGCAGCAAGTGTGCCTCGAACGAGTGACCAGCTCGGATCTGGGTCTGAACGGCACCGTCAGAGTTATCAATGTTGCTTTTGAGAAGCAGGTGGCTGTGCGCTACACTTTCAACCACTGGAGAGGCCAGCATGAAGTTGCTGCTCGATGGCATAGTAGTGTTCCTGGCAAAGATGGGCAGGAGCAAGTGGATGTCTtcaccttcttccttcctctgccccctttcctcctccagcTTAGCTCTGTGGTTGAGTTTGCTGTGTTCTACCGAGTCAGTGGGCAGGAGTATTGGGATAACAACCAAGGCAAAAATTATAGCCTCACTTGTAGGGGTCACCCACTTAAAATGCCCAGAGAATGTGAGGAGAGTTGGATCCACTTTATCTGA